Proteins encoded within one genomic window of Gammaproteobacteria bacterium:
- a CDS encoding glycosyltransferase family 2 protein, translated as MDFSVVVPTRNRCEALRVALTSILEQRLEHGRFEVLVVDNGSTDGTRALVDELRARHPGLAYHHAAEPGLHVGRHKGLRESRGDILVYVDDDIRAAPGWLAGLREAMADPRVAMAGGRVLPEWGATPPDWIRRLWEQPQAEGRVLPDLSILDLGDRPRPIPPTLVFGCNFAVRRSVLLAAGGFHPDGFPQELIRFRGDGESWVSAYVEEQGLLAFYHPDASIQHCIPASRLTAGYFRQRQFNQGISDSYTAIRRAGGLRRAGLSSKVLRRRLRRSLRRLLGRVPADFAAIPDSEIQRELRQSHDEGYEFHQQAVRRDPRLLAWVLQKSYF; from the coding sequence ATGGACTTCAGCGTCGTGGTGCCGACGCGCAACCGCTGCGAGGCGCTGCGCGTGGCGCTGACCTCGATCCTCGAGCAGCGCCTGGAGCATGGACGCTTCGAGGTGCTCGTCGTCGACAACGGCTCGACCGATGGCACCCGCGCGCTGGTGGACGAGCTGCGCGCGCGGCACCCCGGGCTGGCCTATCACCACGCGGCCGAGCCTGGCCTGCACGTGGGCCGGCACAAGGGACTGCGGGAGAGCCGCGGCGATATTCTGGTGTACGTGGACGATGACATCAGGGCCGCGCCGGGCTGGCTGGCCGGCCTGCGCGAGGCCATGGCGGATCCGCGGGTGGCGATGGCGGGCGGGCGCGTGCTGCCCGAGTGGGGCGCCACCCCACCGGACTGGATCCGGCGCCTGTGGGAGCAGCCTCAGGCCGAGGGCCGTGTGCTGCCGGACCTGTCCATCCTCGACCTCGGCGACAGGCCGCGGCCGATTCCGCCAACGCTGGTCTTCGGCTGCAACTTCGCCGTGCGACGCTCCGTGTTGCTGGCTGCCGGTGGCTTCCATCCGGATGGCTTTCCGCAGGAACTGATCCGTTTCCGCGGTGACGGCGAGTCCTGGGTCTCGGCATACGTGGAGGAGCAGGGGCTGCTGGCGTTCTACCATCCCGACGCCAGCATCCAGCATTGCATTCCCGCCTCGCGTCTCACGGCCGGGTACTTCCGCCAGCGTCAGTTCAACCAGGGCATTTCCGACTCCTACACGGCGATCCGCCGCGCGGGCGGCTTGCGGCGCGCCGGCTTGTCATCGAAGGTACTGCGCCGCCGGCTGCGCCGCTCGCTGCGCCGCCTGCTGGGGCGCGTACCGGCGGATTTCGCCGCCATCCCCGACAGCGAGATCCAGCGGGAGCTGCGGCAGAGCCATGATGAGGGCTACGAGTTCCACCAGCAGGCCGTTCGCCGCGATCCGCGGCTGCTGGCCTGGGTCCTGCAGAAATCGTATTTCTAG
- a CDS encoding methyltransferase domain-containing protein — MSEALYSGSYYSERHQRTLPAARAVTAFVRERLPMPVNSVLDLGCGVGTWLSVWREAGARVHGFDGDWVPAEHLQIPADALVRCNLAEGITFAQRVDLAMSLECAEHLPEAAAAGFVDTLCNAADFVLFAAAIPGQTGEGHINEQWPAWWARLFAARGFQCLDWIRPAFWDDGRLDWWYRQNLMLYVRNQRMAELRPPPPRQDGMPPALVHPGCLAMYLGSGAGTAPAAPRRRWFRGIRRLLGS, encoded by the coding sequence ATGAGCGAAGCCTTGTACAGCGGCAGCTACTACTCCGAGCGCCACCAGCGCACCCTGCCGGCAGCCCGCGCCGTCACGGCCTTCGTGCGTGAACGCCTGCCGATGCCCGTGAATTCGGTGCTGGACCTGGGCTGCGGCGTGGGGACCTGGCTGTCGGTCTGGCGGGAGGCGGGGGCGCGGGTCCACGGCTTCGATGGCGACTGGGTGCCGGCCGAACACCTGCAGATTCCTGCCGATGCGCTGGTGCGTTGCAATCTCGCCGAGGGGATCACCTTCGCGCAGCGCGTGGACCTGGCCATGAGCCTGGAATGCGCGGAGCACCTGCCCGAGGCGGCGGCGGCGGGTTTCGTCGATACGCTGTGCAATGCAGCCGATTTCGTGCTGTTCGCCGCCGCGATTCCCGGCCAGACCGGTGAAGGCCACATCAACGAACAATGGCCGGCCTGGTGGGCCCGGCTGTTCGCCGCGCGCGGCTTCCAGTGCCTGGACTGGATCCGGCCGGCATTCTGGGACGACGGACGGCTCGACTGGTGGTACCGGCAGAACCTGATGCTCTATGTGCGCAACCAGCGTATGGCGGAGCTGCGGCCACCGCCGCCGCGGCAGGATGGCATGCCGCCGGCACTGGTGCATCCCGGCTGCCTGGCCATGTACCTGGGCAGTGGAGCCGGTACCGCTCCGGCAGCGCCCCGGCGGCGCTGGTTTCGCGGCATCCGCCGGCTGCTGGGAAGCTGA
- a CDS encoding glycosyltransferase family 4 protein translates to MRVGIFLGELAPTAGGAHTYQQTLLDNLRHHDTGHEFLCFHYGAAPAAAASGMRHVRLEPRGGTNSRLGGLARAMGRRQRLPSSRKRRALQAAARAERIELMWFPTQDWEPVDVPFIYTVWDLQHRLQPCFPEVSVTGLDFDRREEAFRHILPRATWVVVPNEALRDEVQLFYGLPAGRIAMLPQPTPDFALAAAATATPAPRSLAGDPLFYPAQFWPHKNHVVLLHALRLLRDRDGLRPRLILTGADKGNLAHVRATGERLGVWEQVEHRGFVPQAELASLYQQAFALVFPSFFGPENLPPLEAFALGCPVVAARVSGAEHQLGDAALLFDPRSEEELRRALLRLEREPDLRAALTARGAARAQAWTGREFSTALLRLIDEFAGVRRCWSSDTPYVHS, encoded by the coding sequence ATGAGGGTCGGCATCTTTCTCGGCGAACTGGCGCCGACCGCCGGCGGTGCGCACACCTACCAGCAGACCCTGCTCGACAACCTGCGCCATCACGACACCGGTCACGAGTTCCTCTGCTTCCACTACGGTGCCGCACCCGCGGCCGCTGCCTCGGGCATGCGCCACGTCCGCCTCGAACCGCGGGGCGGCACGAACTCGCGGCTCGGCGGCCTCGCCCGCGCCATGGGACGCCGGCAGCGGCTGCCGTCGAGCCGCAAGCGCCGGGCGCTGCAGGCTGCCGCGCGCGCCGAACGCATCGAGCTCATGTGGTTCCCGACCCAGGACTGGGAGCCGGTCGATGTGCCGTTCATCTATACCGTCTGGGACCTGCAGCACCGCCTGCAGCCCTGCTTCCCGGAAGTGTCGGTCACGGGGCTGGATTTCGACCGGCGCGAGGAAGCATTCCGGCACATCCTGCCGCGCGCCACCTGGGTGGTGGTACCCAACGAAGCCCTCAGGGACGAGGTGCAGCTGTTCTACGGCCTGCCCGCCGGGCGCATCGCGATGCTGCCGCAGCCGACCCCGGACTTCGCGCTCGCCGCAGCCGCAACGGCCACCCCGGCGCCACGCAGCCTGGCCGGCGATCCGCTGTTCTACCCGGCGCAGTTCTGGCCACACAAGAACCACGTCGTGCTGCTGCATGCCCTGCGGCTGCTGCGGGATCGCGATGGCCTGCGGCCGCGCCTCATCCTCACCGGCGCCGACAAGGGCAACCTCGCTCATGTGCGCGCCACCGGCGAGCGGCTCGGCGTCTGGGAACAGGTGGAGCACCGCGGCTTCGTTCCGCAGGCGGAGCTGGCCAGCCTCTACCAGCAGGCTTTCGCGCTCGTTTTCCCGTCGTTCTTCGGCCCCGAAAACCTGCCGCCCCTCGAGGCCTTCGCGCTCGGCTGCCCGGTGGTGGCAGCGCGCGTGTCCGGCGCCGAGCACCAGCTCGGCGACGCGGCGCTGCTGTTCGACCCGCGCAGCGAGGAAGAACTGCGCAGGGCGCTGCTGCGCCTGGAACGGGAGCCGGACCTGCGCGCCGCGCTGACCGCGCGCGGTGCCGCCCGCGCCCAGGCCTGGACCGGACGTGAATTCAGCACGGCACTGCTGCGGCTCATCGACGAATTCGCCGGCGTGCGCCGCTGCTGGAGCAGCGACACGCCCTACGTGCACAGCTGA
- a CDS encoding ATP-binding cassette domain-containing protein: MLTFANVTLSRGPRTLLTDVSFAAYAGWRLGVVGRNGTGKTSLFGLVTGEIAPDAGTVSLPRNLAVASVAQETPASPRSALDYALDGDAELRATEAELAAAEAAHDAARIARLHEHLYTIDGYAARARAAKLLQGLGFEEADQARAVAEFSGGWRMRLNLARALLCRSDLLLLDEPTNHLDLDAVLWLQAWMKSYAGTLLVISHDRDFLDAVTTHTLHLAQGTATLYTGNYSQFERLRAERMAQQGALRAQQQRQIAHLQSFVDRFKAKASKARQAQARVKMIERIRLAAPAHADAEFDFTIPAPERLPEPLLVLDRAAAGYGERTVLSGVRMTLSPGDRLGILGPNGAGKSTLTRLLAGTLEPRAGAVVRSPWLGVGYFAQHQLEQLDPAASPLDHLRRQAPRLGEKAGREYLAAYHFRGDRVFEPVGPFSGGEKARLALALLVHGRPNLLLLDEPTNHLDLDLRHALEIALQDYAGALVLVSHDRHLLESSCDSLWRVAGGSVQPFDGDLDDYARWLTQRERSDPPEASVTATPAASSSPRLSPKEQRRASAEQRARLKDLRDTVQKAETEVQKLNTRITAIEQELQDPTVYAEHSRAAALSREQKDLRRRLEAVEESWLEASAALESMTDPADRAPSGAAGR, from the coding sequence ATGCTCACCTTCGCCAACGTCACGCTCTCGCGCGGACCCCGCACGCTGCTCACCGACGTGAGCTTCGCCGCCTACGCCGGCTGGCGCCTCGGCGTGGTCGGGCGCAACGGCACCGGCAAGACCAGCCTGTTCGGCCTCGTCACCGGCGAGATCGCGCCGGATGCGGGGACCGTCTCGCTGCCGCGCAACCTGGCCGTGGCCAGCGTCGCCCAGGAGACCCCGGCCAGCCCGCGCAGCGCCCTCGACTATGCGCTGGACGGCGACGCGGAACTGCGCGCCACCGAGGCGGAACTGGCCGCGGCCGAGGCGGCCCACGACGCCGCGCGCATCGCCCGCCTGCACGAGCACCTCTACACCATCGACGGCTATGCGGCCCGCGCGCGGGCGGCGAAGCTGCTGCAGGGCCTGGGCTTCGAGGAGGCGGACCAGGCGCGTGCCGTGGCGGAGTTCTCCGGCGGCTGGCGCATGCGCCTCAACCTGGCGCGCGCCCTGCTCTGCCGCTCGGACCTGCTGCTGCTCGACGAACCCACCAACCACCTCGACCTGGATGCCGTGCTGTGGCTGCAGGCGTGGATGAAGTCCTATGCCGGCACCCTGCTGGTGATTTCCCACGACCGCGACTTCCTCGACGCCGTCACCACCCACACCCTGCACCTCGCCCAGGGCACGGCGACGCTCTACACCGGCAACTATTCGCAGTTCGAACGACTGCGCGCCGAGCGCATGGCACAGCAGGGCGCATTGCGCGCCCAGCAGCAGCGCCAGATCGCCCACCTGCAGTCCTTCGTCGACCGCTTCAAGGCCAAGGCCAGCAAGGCGCGCCAGGCGCAGGCGCGGGTGAAGATGATCGAGCGCATCCGCCTCGCGGCGCCGGCGCATGCCGATGCCGAGTTCGACTTCACGATCCCGGCGCCGGAACGCCTGCCCGAGCCGCTGCTGGTGCTCGACCGCGCCGCCGCCGGCTATGGCGAGCGCACGGTGCTCTCCGGCGTGCGCATGACGCTGTCGCCGGGCGATCGCCTCGGCATCCTCGGCCCCAACGGCGCCGGCAAGTCCACGCTCACCAGGCTGCTGGCCGGTACCCTCGAACCCCGGGCCGGCGCCGTGGTGCGCAGCCCCTGGCTCGGCGTCGGCTACTTTGCCCAGCACCAGCTCGAGCAGCTCGATCCCGCGGCCTCGCCGCTCGACCACCTGCGCCGCCAGGCACCGCGCCTCGGCGAGAAGGCCGGCCGCGAGTACCTCGCCGCCTACCACTTCCGCGGCGACCGGGTCTTCGAGCCCGTGGGTCCGTTCTCGGGCGGCGAGAAGGCGCGCCTCGCGCTCGCACTGCTGGTCCATGGCCGGCCGAACCTGCTGCTGCTGGACGAGCCCACCAACCACCTCGACCTCGACCTGCGCCATGCGCTGGAGATCGCCCTGCAGGACTACGCCGGCGCGCTGGTGCTGGTGTCGCACGACCGCCACCTGCTGGAGAGCAGCTGCGACAGCCTCTGGCGCGTCGCCGGCGGCAGCGTCCAGCCCTTCGACGGCGACCTCGACGACTACGCGCGCTGGCTCACCCAGCGCGAGCGGAGCGACCCGCCGGAGGCATCCGTCACGGCAACCCCCGCAGCGTCCAGCAGCCCGCGCCTGTCGCCGAAGGAACAGCGGCGCGCCTCGGCCGAACAGCGCGCCCGGCTGAAGGACCTGCGCGACACGGTACAGAAGGCCGAGACCGAGGTGCAGAAGCTCAACACGCGGATCACCGCCATCGAACAGGAGCTGCAGGACCCGACGGTCTACGCGGAGCACAGCCGCGCCGCGGCCCTGAGCCGCGAGCAGAAAGACCTGCGCCGGCGGCTGGAAGCCGTGGAGGAATCATGGCTCGAAGCCTCGGCTGCATTGGAGTCGATGACAGATCCCGCGGACAGGGCGCCATCAGGGGCTGCCGGCCGCTGA
- a CDS encoding type II toxin-antitoxin system HicB family antitoxin yields the protein MRQVVISRGESGYWIAECPSLPGCVSQGLTREEAIRNIKAAIALYIETLKDDGLAVPDDTFETTVIAV from the coding sequence ATGAGACAGGTTGTCATCAGCCGCGGTGAAAGCGGCTACTGGATAGCCGAGTGCCCGAGCCTGCCGGGTTGCGTCTCGCAGGGACTGACGCGCGAGGAAGCGATCCGGAACATCAAGGCGGCTATAGCTCTCTATATCGAGACGCTCAAGGACGACGGACTGGCCGTTCCGGACGATACATTCGAAACCACCGTCATCGCAGTGTGA